Proteins co-encoded in one Accipiter gentilis chromosome 33, bAccGen1.1, whole genome shotgun sequence genomic window:
- the MTA2 gene encoding LOW QUALITY PROTEIN: metastasis-associated protein MTA2 (The sequence of the model RefSeq protein was modified relative to this genomic sequence to represent the inferred CDS: deleted 2 bases in 1 codon) — protein sequence MAANMYRVGDYVYFENSSSNPYLVRRIEELNKTANGNVEAKVVCLFRRRDISSSLNSLADSNAREFEEESKQPTMTEQQRHQLKHRELFLSRQFESLPATHIRGKCSVTLLNETDILGQYLEKEDCFFYSLVFDPVQKTLLADQGEIRVGCKYQAEIPDRLAEGESDNRNQQKMEMKVWDPDNPLTDRQIDQFLVVARAVGTFARALDCSSSIRQPSLHMSAAAASRDITLFHAMDTLQRNGYDLAKAMSTLVPQGGPVLCRDEMEEWSASEAMLFEEALEKYGKDFNDIRQDFLPWKSLASIVQFYYMWKTTDRYIQQKRLKAAEADSKLKQVYIPTYTKPNPNQIISVGSKPGMNGAGFQKGLTCESCHTTQSAQWYAWGPPNMQCRLCASCWIYWKKYGGLKTPTQLEGAARSASEPHSRGHLSRPEAQSLSPYTTSASRAKLLAKNRQTFLLQTTRLTRLARRLCRDVLQPRRAARRPYAPINANAIKAECSIRLPKAAKAPLKIHPLARLPLAAIVKELAAQAPLKPKTPRGTKTPINRNQLSQSRGLAGLVGKRGYEAQMGASGLPFSANGRPLAAGLRTAPPPASKRQKLNPADAPNPVVFVATKDTRALRKALTHLELRRAARRPNLPLKVKPGLPLRSGGALAPSAPPHPASTSEPIVLED from the exons ATGGCGGCCAACATGTACCGCGTCGGCG attatGTATATTTTGAGAACTCCTCCAGCAACCCCTACCTCGTCCGCCGCATTGAGGAGCTCAACAAG ACCGCCAACGGCAACGTGGAGGCCAAGGTGGTCTGCCTCTTCCGTCGGCGGGACATCTCCAGCAGTCTCAACAGTTTGGCTGACAGCAATGCGC GCGAGTTCGAGGAGGAGTCCAAGCAGCCCACCATGACGGAGCAGCAGCGTCACCAGCTGAAGCACCGCGAGCTCTTCCTCTCCCGGCAGTTTGAATCGCTGCCGGCCACCCACATACG GGGGAAGTGCAGCGTGACACTGCTCAACGAGACCGACATCCTGGGCCAGTACCTGGAGAAGGAG gACTGCTTCTTCTACTCGCTGGTGTTCGACCCCGTCCAGAAAACCCTCCTGGCTGACCAGGGCGAGATCCGAGTTGGCTGCAAGTACCAGGCGGAAATCCCAGACCGGCTGGCCGAAG GCGAATCAGACAACCGAAACCAGCAGAAGATGGAGATGAAGGTGTGGGACCCCGATAACCCCCTGACCGACCGGCAGATCGACCAGTTTCTGGTGGTGGCACG AGCCGTCGGGACGTTTGCACGCGCCCTGGACTGCAGCAGCTCCATCCGACAGCCCAGCCTGCACATGAGTGCTGCTGCCGCCTCCCGGGACATAACGCTG TTTCACGCCATGGACACGCTGCAGCGTAACGGCTACGACTTGGCCAAGGCCATGTCGACGCTGGTGCCGCAGGGGGGGCCGGTGCTGTGCCGCGACGAGATGGAGGAGTGGTCGGCTTCTGAGGCCATGCTCTTCGAGGAGGCGCTGGAGAAGTACGGGAAGGACTTCAACGACATCCGGCAGGACTtt CTGCCCTGGAAGTCCCTGGCCAGCATCGTGCAGTTCTACTACATGTGGAAGACCACTGATCGCTACATCCAGCAG AAGAGGCTGAAGGCAGCGGAGGCGGACAGCAAGCTGAAGCAAGTCTACATCCCCACTTA CACGAAGCCAAACCCCAACCAGATCATCTCAGTGGGCTCCAAACCTGGCATGAATGGGGCCGGTTTCCAGAAGGGGCTGACCTGCGAGAGCTGCCACA ccacccagTCTGCCCAGTGGTATGCCTGGGGTCCCCCCAACATGCAATGCCGCCTCTGCGCTTCCTGTTGGATCTACTGGAAGAAGTATGGGGGGCTGAAGACCCCCACCCAGCTGGAGGGGGCAGCCCGCAGCGCCTCG gaACCGCACTCTCGGGGTCACCTCTCGCGCCCCGAAGCACAGAGCCTCTCTCCCTACACCACCAGCGCCAGCCGGGCCAAATTATTGGCCAAAAACCGCCAGACTTTCCTGCTGCAGACCACCCGCCTCACCCGCCTGGCGCGTCGCCTCTGCCGCGACGTCCTgcagccgcgccgcgccgcccgccgcccctaCGCCCCCATCAACGCCAACGCCATCAAGGCTGAGT GTTCCATCCGTTTGCCCAAGGCTGCCAAGGCCCCCCTCAAGATCCACCCGCTGGCCCGGCTGCCCCTTGCCGCCATCGTCAAGGAATTAG cggcacaggccCCCCTGAAGCCGAAGACGCCGCGAGGCACCAAGACCCCCATCAACCGGAACCAGCTAAGCCAGagccgggggctggcggggctgGTGGGCAAGAGGGGCTACGAG GCTCAGATGGGGGCGTCGGGCCTCCCTTTCTCGGCCAacgggcgccccctggcggcggggctgcgcacc gcccccccccccgccagcaaACGGCAGAAGCTGAACCCCGCGGACGCCCCCAACCCCGTCGTCTTCGTGGCCACCAAGGACACcag ggcgcTGCGGAAGGCCCTGACGCACCTGGAGCTCCGCCGTGCCGCCCGTCGCCCCAACCTGCCCCTCAAGGTGAAGCCGGGGCTGCCCCTGAGATCCGGGGGGGCCCTGGCAccttctgcccccccccaccccgctagCACCTCAGAGCCCATTGTCCTCGAggactga
- the EML3 gene encoding echinoderm microtubule-associated protein-like 3 isoform X3 has product MFLRGRPITMYVPSGLGPYGGLRAELPPERLQLDWVYGYRGRDSRSNLHVLASGELVYFIACVVILLHVPHRRQRHYLRHSDCVRCLAVHPDRLRVATGQAAGVDKDGKPLQPIVHIWDSATLLTLQQIGLGSFERGVGSLAFSTADQGAYLCVVDDSNEHMMSVWDCARGTKQAEVKSTNESVLTVEFNPQDSSSIITSGKSHVYFWTWSGATLTKKQGIFGKYKKPKFIQCFIFDAAGDVLTGDSEGNILTWTRAAGDGRTPGKGGKETYQIGQQTRAHEGSIFALCRRRDGTVLSGGGKDRRVVCWSPALVLLQEAELPERFGAVRTIAEGPGDELLVGTTRNALLRGTLAAGFTPIVQGHTDEVWGLATHPSCCLFLTCGHDRQLCLWDGQEHALAWSLALEDTGLCADFHPGGQVVAVGLLTGRWLVLDTATQQPLASGSDGNEQLSVVRFSPDGSFLAIGSHDNFIYIYSVTEGGRKYTRFGRCTGHSSFITHLDWSKDGRFVMSNSGDYEILYWDVAGGCKLLRNRFESRDREWASYTCVLGFHVFGVWPDGSDGTDINSLCRSHHERVVAVADDFCKVHLFQYPCARPKAPSHVYGGHGSHVTNVRFTHDDGHLISLGGKDTSVFQWRVLGGPPPPCSRSPSAPEPGGDPDPR; this is encoded by the exons ATGTTCCTGCGGGGCCGCCCCATCACCATGTACGTGCCCTCGGGGCTGGGCCCCTACGGGGGGCTGCGGGCTGAGCTGCCCCCCGAGCGCCTCCAGCTCGACTGGGT CTACGGGTATCGGGGCCGGGACAGCCGCTCCAACCTGCACGTGCTGGCCTCGGGCGAGCTGGTGTACTTCATCGCTTGCGTCGTCATCCTCCTGCACGTCCCGCACCGCCGCCAGCGCCACTACCTGCGCCACAGCGACTGCGTGCGCTG CCTGGCCGTGCACCCCGACCGCCTCCGTGTCGCCACAGGGCAGGCGGCCGGCGTCGACAAGGACGGAAAG CCGCTGCAGCCCATCGTGCACATCTGGGACTCGGCCACGCTGCTCACGTTGCAGCAGATCGGCCTCGGCAGCTTCGAGCGGGGCGTGGGCTCCCTCGCCTTCTCCACCGCC GACCAAGGTGCTTACCTCTGTGTGGTGGACGACTCCAACGAGCACATGATGTCGGTGTGGGACTGCGCCCGCGGCACCAAGCAGGCGGAGGTGAAG AGCACGAACGAGTCAGTGCTGACAGTGGAGTTCAacccccaggacagcagcagcatcatcaCCAGCGGCAAGTCCCACGTCTACTTCTGGACCTGGAGCGGGGCCACGCTCACCAAGAAGCAGGGCATctttggg AAGTACAAGAAGCCCAAGTTCATCCAGTGCTTCATCTTTGATGCTGCTGGGGACGTGCTGACGGGCGATTCCGAGGGCAACATCCTGACCTGGACCCGTGCCGCCGGAGATGGCCGCACGCCGGGGAAGGGTGGCAAAG AGACGTACCAGATTGGGCAGCAAACCCGGGCGCACGAGGGCAGCATCTTCGCCCTGTGCCGCCGGCGAGACGGGACGGTGCTGAGCGGCGGCGGCAAAGACCGGCGGGTGGTTTGCTGGAGCCCCGCGCTCGTCCTGCTGCAGGAGGCTGAG CTCCCCGAGCGCTTCGGGGCAGTGCGGACCATCGCAGAGGGACCCGGGGACGAGCTGCTGGTGGGGACGACTCGCAACGCCCTATTGCGGGGGACGCTGGCTGCTGGCTTCACCCCCATCGTGCAG GGGCACACGGACGAGGTGTGGGGCTTGGCCACCCACCccagctgctgccttttcctcacTTGCGGCCACGACcggcagctctgcctgtgggatGGGCAGGAGCACGCGCTGGCCTGGAGCCTGGCACTGGAG GACACGGGGCTCTGTGCTGACTTCCATCCTGGGGGGCAGGTGGTGGCCGTGGGGCTGCTCACGGGGCG gTGGCTAGTGCTGGACACGGCAACGCAACAGCCGCTGGCCAGTGGCTCGGATGGCAACGAGCAGCTCTCGGTGGTGCGGTTCTCCCCGG ACGGCTCCTTCCTGGCCATCGGCTCCCATGACAACTTCATCTACATCTACAGCGTCACCGAGGGCGGACGCAAGTACACCCGCTTTGGGCGCTGCACG GGCCACTCCAGCTTCATCACCCACCTGGACTGGTCCAAGGACGGCCGCTTCGTCATGTCTAACTCAGGGGACTACGAGATCCTCTACT GGGACGTCGCTGGGGGCTGCAAACTGCTCCGCAACCGTTTCGAAAGCCGGGACCGGGAATGGGCGTCCTACACCTGCGTGCTGGGCTTCCATGTCTTTG GCGTCTGGCCCGACGGCTCGGACGGCACCGACATCAACTCCCTGTGCCGGTCCCACCATGAACGTGTGGTGGCCGTGGCAGACGACTTCTGCAAAGTTCATCTCTTCCAGTACCCCTGCGCTCGCCCcaag GCGCCGAGCCACGTGTACGGGGGCCACGGCAGCCATGTCACCAACGTCCGCTTCACCCACGACGACGGGCACCTCATCTCCCTGGGGGGCAAGGACACCAGCGTCTTCCAATGGCGGGTGTTGGGGGGgccaccgcccccctgcagccgctcacccagcGCCCCAGAGCCTGGGGGGGACCCCGATCCgcgctga
- the EML3 gene encoding echinoderm microtubule-associated protein-like 3 isoform X2 produces the protein MTRRRRGASWGGESQRPRSRPRVGPRSPSPAMEPETDGGLHGDPGPPSPPAPLELRLRRLEEELALVKAALADALRRLGLYDQHLPRLLRHLPHANGAIPEPCLQLDPNGPPLAPPGPPQTISVGTQTEETAPSLEAPGASGDQGTPQEPPPPGSPPCPPAPTPASPEPPAPDSPPAAPSPAPRGARKELRPKEPTLSPGSRRGNYNLEGVSVKMFLRGRPITMYVPSGLGPYGGLRAELPPERLQLDWVYGYRGRDSRSNLHVLASGELVYFIACVVILLHVPHRRQRHYLRHSDCVRCLAVHPDRLRVATGQAAGVDKDGKPLQPIVHIWDSATLLTLQQIGLGSFERGVGSLAFSTADQGAYLCVVDDSNEHMMSVWDCARGTKQAEVKSTNESVLTVEFNPQDSSSIITSGKSHVYFWTWSGATLTKKQGIFGKYKKPKFIQCFIFDAAGDVLTGDSEGNILTWTRAAGDGRTPGKGGKETYQIGQQTRAHEGSIFALCRRRDGTVLSGGGKDRRVVCWSPALVLLQEAELPERFGAVRTIAEGPGDELLVGTTRNALLRGTLAAGFTPIVQGHTDEVWGLATHPSCCLFLTCGHDRQLCLWDGQEHALAWSLALEDTGLCADFHPGGQVVAVGLLTGRWLVLDTATQQPLASGSDGNEQLSVVRFSPDGSFLAIGSHDNFIYIYSVTEGGRKYTRFGRCTGHSSFITHLDWSKDGRFVMSNSGDYEILYWDVAGGCKLLRNRFESRDREWASYTCVLGFHVFGVWPDGSDGTDINSLCRSHHERVVAVADDFCKVHLFQYPCARPKAPSHVYGGHGSHVTNVRFTHDDGHLISLGGKDTSVFQWRVLGGPPPPCSRSPSAPEPGGDPDPR, from the exons ATGACTCGGCGACGCCGCGGCGCTTCCTGGGGCGGCGAAAGCCAGAGGCCGCGGTCGAGGCCTCGCGTGGGCCCCCGCTCGCCCTCGCCCGCCATGGAGCCCGAGACGGATGGCGGCCTCCACG GTGACCCGGGCCCCCcaagccccccggcccccctggaGCTGCGGCTGCGACGGCTGGAAGAGGAGCTGGCGCTGGTGAAAGCGGCGCTGGCGGACGCCCTGCGACGCCTCGGCCTCTACGACCAGCACCTGCCCCGGCTGCTGCGGCACCTGCCCCACG ccaaCGGTGCCATCccagagccctgcctgcagctggaccCCAATGggcccccccttgccccccccggcccccctcaaACCATCAGCGTGGGGACGCAGACGGAGGAGACGGCCCCAAGCCTGGAGGCGCCGGGAGCCAGCGGGGACCAGGGGACCCCCCAGGAACCACCCCCTCCGGggtcccccccgtgccccccggCACCCACCCCAGCCTCCCCGGAGCCCCCAGCTCCCGAttcccccccggcagcccccagcccggccccacgGGGTGCCCGCAAAGAGCT CCGCCCGAAGGAGCCCACCCTGAgcccag GGTCACGCCGCGGGAACTACAACCTGG AGGGGGTGTCGGTGAAGATGTTCCTGCGGGGCCGCCCCATCACCATGTACGTGCCCTCGGGGCTGGGCCCCTACGGGGGGCTGCGGGCTGAGCTGCCCCCCGAGCGCCTCCAGCTCGACTGGGT CTACGGGTATCGGGGCCGGGACAGCCGCTCCAACCTGCACGTGCTGGCCTCGGGCGAGCTGGTGTACTTCATCGCTTGCGTCGTCATCCTCCTGCACGTCCCGCACCGCCGCCAGCGCCACTACCTGCGCCACAGCGACTGCGTGCGCTG CCTGGCCGTGCACCCCGACCGCCTCCGTGTCGCCACAGGGCAGGCGGCCGGCGTCGACAAGGACGGAAAG CCGCTGCAGCCCATCGTGCACATCTGGGACTCGGCCACGCTGCTCACGTTGCAGCAGATCGGCCTCGGCAGCTTCGAGCGGGGCGTGGGCTCCCTCGCCTTCTCCACCGCC GACCAAGGTGCTTACCTCTGTGTGGTGGACGACTCCAACGAGCACATGATGTCGGTGTGGGACTGCGCCCGCGGCACCAAGCAGGCGGAGGTGAAG AGCACGAACGAGTCAGTGCTGACAGTGGAGTTCAacccccaggacagcagcagcatcatcaCCAGCGGCAAGTCCCACGTCTACTTCTGGACCTGGAGCGGGGCCACGCTCACCAAGAAGCAGGGCATctttggg AAGTACAAGAAGCCCAAGTTCATCCAGTGCTTCATCTTTGATGCTGCTGGGGACGTGCTGACGGGCGATTCCGAGGGCAACATCCTGACCTGGACCCGTGCCGCCGGAGATGGCCGCACGCCGGGGAAGGGTGGCAAAG AGACGTACCAGATTGGGCAGCAAACCCGGGCGCACGAGGGCAGCATCTTCGCCCTGTGCCGCCGGCGAGACGGGACGGTGCTGAGCGGCGGCGGCAAAGACCGGCGGGTGGTTTGCTGGAGCCCCGCGCTCGTCCTGCTGCAGGAGGCTGAG CTCCCCGAGCGCTTCGGGGCAGTGCGGACCATCGCAGAGGGACCCGGGGACGAGCTGCTGGTGGGGACGACTCGCAACGCCCTATTGCGGGGGACGCTGGCTGCTGGCTTCACCCCCATCGTGCAG GGGCACACGGACGAGGTGTGGGGCTTGGCCACCCACCccagctgctgccttttcctcacTTGCGGCCACGACcggcagctctgcctgtgggatGGGCAGGAGCACGCGCTGGCCTGGAGCCTGGCACTGGAG GACACGGGGCTCTGTGCTGACTTCCATCCTGGGGGGCAGGTGGTGGCCGTGGGGCTGCTCACGGGGCG gTGGCTAGTGCTGGACACGGCAACGCAACAGCCGCTGGCCAGTGGCTCGGATGGCAACGAGCAGCTCTCGGTGGTGCGGTTCTCCCCGG ACGGCTCCTTCCTGGCCATCGGCTCCCATGACAACTTCATCTACATCTACAGCGTCACCGAGGGCGGACGCAAGTACACCCGCTTTGGGCGCTGCACG GGCCACTCCAGCTTCATCACCCACCTGGACTGGTCCAAGGACGGCCGCTTCGTCATGTCTAACTCAGGGGACTACGAGATCCTCTACT GGGACGTCGCTGGGGGCTGCAAACTGCTCCGCAACCGTTTCGAAAGCCGGGACCGGGAATGGGCGTCCTACACCTGCGTGCTGGGCTTCCATGTCTTTG GCGTCTGGCCCGACGGCTCGGACGGCACCGACATCAACTCCCTGTGCCGGTCCCACCATGAACGTGTGGTGGCCGTGGCAGACGACTTCTGCAAAGTTCATCTCTTCCAGTACCCCTGCGCTCGCCCcaag GCGCCGAGCCACGTGTACGGGGGCCACGGCAGCCATGTCACCAACGTCCGCTTCACCCACGACGACGGGCACCTCATCTCCCTGGGGGGCAAGGACACCAGCGTCTTCCAATGGCGGGTGTTGGGGGGgccaccgcccccctgcagccgctcacccagcGCCCCAGAGCCTGGGGGGGACCCCGATCCgcgctga
- the EML3 gene encoding echinoderm microtubule-associated protein-like 3 isoform X1 translates to MTRRRRGASWGGESQRPRSRPRVGPRSPSPAMEPETDGGLHGDPGPPSPPAPLELRLRRLEEELALVKAALADALRRLGLYDQHLPRLLRHLPHANGAIPEPCLQLDPNGPPLAPPGPPQTISVGTQTEETAPSLEAPGASGDQGTPQEPPPPGSPPCPPAPTPASPEPPAPDSPPAAPSPAPRGARKELLRRHSSSSGSASPRQRLSRKAASSANLLLQAGSPESRPKEPTLSPGSRRGNYNLEGVSVKMFLRGRPITMYVPSGLGPYGGLRAELPPERLQLDWVYGYRGRDSRSNLHVLASGELVYFIACVVILLHVPHRRQRHYLRHSDCVRCLAVHPDRLRVATGQAAGVDKDGKPLQPIVHIWDSATLLTLQQIGLGSFERGVGSLAFSTADQGAYLCVVDDSNEHMMSVWDCARGTKQAEVKSTNESVLTVEFNPQDSSSIITSGKSHVYFWTWSGATLTKKQGIFGKYKKPKFIQCFIFDAAGDVLTGDSEGNILTWTRAAGDGRTPGKGGKETYQIGQQTRAHEGSIFALCRRRDGTVLSGGGKDRRVVCWSPALVLLQEAELPERFGAVRTIAEGPGDELLVGTTRNALLRGTLAAGFTPIVQGHTDEVWGLATHPSCCLFLTCGHDRQLCLWDGQEHALAWSLALEDTGLCADFHPGGQVVAVGLLTGRWLVLDTATQQPLASGSDGNEQLSVVRFSPDGSFLAIGSHDNFIYIYSVTEGGRKYTRFGRCTGHSSFITHLDWSKDGRFVMSNSGDYEILYWDVAGGCKLLRNRFESRDREWASYTCVLGFHVFGVWPDGSDGTDINSLCRSHHERVVAVADDFCKVHLFQYPCARPKAPSHVYGGHGSHVTNVRFTHDDGHLISLGGKDTSVFQWRVLGGPPPPCSRSPSAPEPGGDPDPR, encoded by the exons ATGACTCGGCGACGCCGCGGCGCTTCCTGGGGCGGCGAAAGCCAGAGGCCGCGGTCGAGGCCTCGCGTGGGCCCCCGCTCGCCCTCGCCCGCCATGGAGCCCGAGACGGATGGCGGCCTCCACG GTGACCCGGGCCCCCcaagccccccggcccccctggaGCTGCGGCTGCGACGGCTGGAAGAGGAGCTGGCGCTGGTGAAAGCGGCGCTGGCGGACGCCCTGCGACGCCTCGGCCTCTACGACCAGCACCTGCCCCGGCTGCTGCGGCACCTGCCCCACG ccaaCGGTGCCATCccagagccctgcctgcagctggaccCCAATGggcccccccttgccccccccggcccccctcaaACCATCAGCGTGGGGACGCAGACGGAGGAGACGGCCCCAAGCCTGGAGGCGCCGGGAGCCAGCGGGGACCAGGGGACCCCCCAGGAACCACCCCCTCCGGggtcccccccgtgccccccggCACCCACCCCAGCCTCCCCGGAGCCCCCAGCTCCCGAttcccccccggcagcccccagcccggccccacgGGGTGCCCGCAAAGAGCT cctgCGCAGGCACAGCTCCTCCTCCGGCAGCGCCAGCCCCCGGCAGCGCCTGAGCAGGAAAGCGGCTTCGTCCGCCAACCTCCTGCTGCAGGCGGGGAGCCCCGAGAG CCGCCCGAAGGAGCCCACCCTGAgcccag GGTCACGCCGCGGGAACTACAACCTGG AGGGGGTGTCGGTGAAGATGTTCCTGCGGGGCCGCCCCATCACCATGTACGTGCCCTCGGGGCTGGGCCCCTACGGGGGGCTGCGGGCTGAGCTGCCCCCCGAGCGCCTCCAGCTCGACTGGGT CTACGGGTATCGGGGCCGGGACAGCCGCTCCAACCTGCACGTGCTGGCCTCGGGCGAGCTGGTGTACTTCATCGCTTGCGTCGTCATCCTCCTGCACGTCCCGCACCGCCGCCAGCGCCACTACCTGCGCCACAGCGACTGCGTGCGCTG CCTGGCCGTGCACCCCGACCGCCTCCGTGTCGCCACAGGGCAGGCGGCCGGCGTCGACAAGGACGGAAAG CCGCTGCAGCCCATCGTGCACATCTGGGACTCGGCCACGCTGCTCACGTTGCAGCAGATCGGCCTCGGCAGCTTCGAGCGGGGCGTGGGCTCCCTCGCCTTCTCCACCGCC GACCAAGGTGCTTACCTCTGTGTGGTGGACGACTCCAACGAGCACATGATGTCGGTGTGGGACTGCGCCCGCGGCACCAAGCAGGCGGAGGTGAAG AGCACGAACGAGTCAGTGCTGACAGTGGAGTTCAacccccaggacagcagcagcatcatcaCCAGCGGCAAGTCCCACGTCTACTTCTGGACCTGGAGCGGGGCCACGCTCACCAAGAAGCAGGGCATctttggg AAGTACAAGAAGCCCAAGTTCATCCAGTGCTTCATCTTTGATGCTGCTGGGGACGTGCTGACGGGCGATTCCGAGGGCAACATCCTGACCTGGACCCGTGCCGCCGGAGATGGCCGCACGCCGGGGAAGGGTGGCAAAG AGACGTACCAGATTGGGCAGCAAACCCGGGCGCACGAGGGCAGCATCTTCGCCCTGTGCCGCCGGCGAGACGGGACGGTGCTGAGCGGCGGCGGCAAAGACCGGCGGGTGGTTTGCTGGAGCCCCGCGCTCGTCCTGCTGCAGGAGGCTGAG CTCCCCGAGCGCTTCGGGGCAGTGCGGACCATCGCAGAGGGACCCGGGGACGAGCTGCTGGTGGGGACGACTCGCAACGCCCTATTGCGGGGGACGCTGGCTGCTGGCTTCACCCCCATCGTGCAG GGGCACACGGACGAGGTGTGGGGCTTGGCCACCCACCccagctgctgccttttcctcacTTGCGGCCACGACcggcagctctgcctgtgggatGGGCAGGAGCACGCGCTGGCCTGGAGCCTGGCACTGGAG GACACGGGGCTCTGTGCTGACTTCCATCCTGGGGGGCAGGTGGTGGCCGTGGGGCTGCTCACGGGGCG gTGGCTAGTGCTGGACACGGCAACGCAACAGCCGCTGGCCAGTGGCTCGGATGGCAACGAGCAGCTCTCGGTGGTGCGGTTCTCCCCGG ACGGCTCCTTCCTGGCCATCGGCTCCCATGACAACTTCATCTACATCTACAGCGTCACCGAGGGCGGACGCAAGTACACCCGCTTTGGGCGCTGCACG GGCCACTCCAGCTTCATCACCCACCTGGACTGGTCCAAGGACGGCCGCTTCGTCATGTCTAACTCAGGGGACTACGAGATCCTCTACT GGGACGTCGCTGGGGGCTGCAAACTGCTCCGCAACCGTTTCGAAAGCCGGGACCGGGAATGGGCGTCCTACACCTGCGTGCTGGGCTTCCATGTCTTTG GCGTCTGGCCCGACGGCTCGGACGGCACCGACATCAACTCCCTGTGCCGGTCCCACCATGAACGTGTGGTGGCCGTGGCAGACGACTTCTGCAAAGTTCATCTCTTCCAGTACCCCTGCGCTCGCCCcaag GCGCCGAGCCACGTGTACGGGGGCCACGGCAGCCATGTCACCAACGTCCGCTTCACCCACGACGACGGGCACCTCATCTCCCTGGGGGGCAAGGACACCAGCGTCTTCCAATGGCGGGTGTTGGGGGGgccaccgcccccctgcagccgctcacccagcGCCCCAGAGCCTGGGGGGGACCCCGATCCgcgctga